From Desulfurococcus sp.:
AAAGTATATTCTACTCGGATTCTAACTGCATCGCCTTTCTCAACGCCTAGTCCTTCAACAAGGATGTGGAAGAGCATCATGTTGAGCTCGGCTGACGCCCTAGCTACCTCTTTTGCGAAATCCTTGCTGGATTTAACGAGATTTGAGAGCTGAGCGTAGAGGGTTCTACGTACTTTATCAGCGTAGGCTCCAGCTATCACGATACCTGTGTTAAGTACTCTTCTTTCCTCGCTCATGATCCCACCCTAATAATAATTATGATCCCTTGATATTTATATGATATTTATACCTTGCATGCGAAACATCATATTGGTGTTGAGGCGTGAGTAGTAGAGTAGTTTTTGCAGGCGTGGTTGTCAGCGTGGAGAGCCTGGAGGGGTTTGAGCAGCCCCTGCTCTACCTTCACGGTAGAGTAGATGGTGTTGAAGAAGACTTCTACGTTCTAGTCGACGAGGGGAGAATTGAAGAGTACTTGAGGCTTGGTATAGGGCAGAGCATAGAGGGTATCGGTGTTAAAGTCTCCGAGAAACCCTTGGTATTAAAGCTTGTGGAGGGTTAAGGGTTGAAGCTTCTAGGTAAACCCCCCAGGATTAAGGTTCTCGAGGCTGCTGGATGCATAGGTGACAGCAGGATTAAAGTACTGGATGATGAGAGAGCTATTGTATCATCGAGTAGCCAGGATAGGAGCTACAGGGTTATCCTGGTTAGCAGCGAGCCCGGTGTCTTTAGAGCTTACAGTGATGATAACGGCACGGTTCACAGGGGGTACATCGGGTACCCTATTATAGCATTCATGATCCTCAAGGGGTTCCTTCCAATAGATAACACGGTTGCAAGCGCATTGAAGGGGGTTCCCTGGCGGGAGCTCAACGAGAAGTATAAGAAGTACTCGCTGGTTGAAAACATGGTGCTGGCTAGAGTTGAACGCATGGGTGTCTCTAGGAGTATAGTGGATGACTACGTTAACATAGTCTTAAGGAAGCTGGGATTGATGAAAGTATACTTTGATGAATCCCTTCTAGCTAGATGGAAGACTAGTTGAGATAGTAGGGGTTTGATGCTTCAGTGGTTTCACTTAACTGCCTCCACCCTCCCATGCTTAATCCTCAAGTAGCCTTCCTCCACTAGCTTGTAGATTATCAGCCGGGCCTCTCTGCGGTTTACCCCTAGCTCGTGTGATACAGCTCTCACGGCATCTCCTACTAGTATCTCGCCGTGTTCACTTAGCATCCCTGCGATCACTTCTAGTGCACGCGCGTAGACTCCCTCAGGCTTTTCGACCACGTGGACTCTATCCTCATCTAGGCGTAGCCTTACTACCCTACGCTGCCCGCGTATTCTAGCAATGAATACACCGCTGCTAGCCCTGCTAATAGTTATCCTATTGAAGAATCCAGGTATCCTTACACTCGAGCCGGGTGTTGTGAAGACGAGTATACTGCTGCACTCTTCTGCAAGCTCCAGGAGATTTATTTCCCCGCTGGGCTCGAAGACTATTAGAAGGTCGCATTCCCCGGGGTGTGCGGTACTGTACTCTCTTAAAGGTACTTGAAGACCGCTTTTCTCAAGGAGCTTGTAGGGGTCTAATAGCATAGTGTTCCCCCGGGATCCTAGAGTTGACAGGATCTCGGCGAGTAGTCTGATCTTGATATTGAAGTAGCCGCTTACAACAGCATTGTAGCCTTTTAGGAGAACCTCGGCGAGCCTCATCTCCGGCTACCATGCTTTAAGCTATCACAGCCTGTACGCATAGAAGGATTTTTAGCTTTAAATCTTCATGATTCAGCATGCAAGGTGACCTTGAATGGAGGAAATGTACAGGGGTTGGGTTAACCAGATCGAGGAGGCTTTAAGCGAGTGGGGGGTCTATAAGACTAGAGGAGGCTTCGATAAGGTTGTTGTGCTTGGGATGGGTGGTAGCGGCGTAGTCGGTGATGTAATCTCAACTCTCTCCACTGTACTTGGAGGCCCGGTTACAGTATCCGTGAAATCGCATAGAATCCCCAGCTACGTTGACTCGGATACTCTCGTGGTAGCTGTAAGCTATAGTGGCAACACGCTGGAGACTATTCTAGCTGTAGAAGAGGCTCTTGAGAGAGCTGGGGAGGTCGTGGTGGCTTCAAGCGGGGGTAGGCTTAGGGAGATCGCGTTGAAGCGTGGACTCCTCTACGTGAAGCTACCTGGCGGTTTAGCCCCCAGGGCTTCACTACCATCAATGCTATTCAAGGTTCTTGGTTTACTGGACTCCAGCGGGCTGACAGTAGTTGATAGGAGGAGCGTCGAGGAGACCCTTATCTTCCTTAAGAGCACTCTAAGTAGCAGTGAGGATCTCGCAGCGGAGATAGCTGAGTGGGCTTACAGGGCGCCGGGACTCCTAGTTATAGCAACTCACAGTCCACTTGAATCT
This genomic window contains:
- a CDS encoding bifunctional phosphoglucose/phosphomannose isomerase, which codes for MEEMYRGWVNQIEEALSEWGVYKTRGGFDKVVVLGMGGSGVVGDVISTLSTVLGGPVTVSVKSHRIPSYVDSDTLVVAVSYSGNTLETILAVEEALERAGEVVVASSGGRLREIALKRGLLYVKLPGGLAPRASLPSMLFKVLGLLDSSGLTVVDRRSVEETLIFLKSTLSSSEDLAAEIAEWAYRAPGLLVIATHSPLESLAVRGKNEFNENSKIPVKVDVAPEWMHNDIVGYEAPSGISFKVLEIVDPEDRVGARLVDFMHTVYEDAESVFYRLTLQGGSLLDKIMYGSLVLGLASSKLARLRGLNPLDTKSIARYKEAAPGIFPSPRI